Sequence from the Segatella copri genome:
CAGTTCATCGAGAACCTTCGAGCGGTCGGAGAGCTGTTTGTAGTCTTTGCGGTCCTGGTCTAGGAGTCCGATGGCAGCATCATAGCATCGCTTGGCATCGCCATAACGGTGGCATTGCCAGTATACATTGCCCAGATGCAGCAGCAATACACCTTTCTCTATTCCGTTGCGGCTTGATTTCGCGGCACCCTTTTCGTATGCAGCAATAGCCTGAAGGGTATCGCCCTGGTTGAGATGTATGTTGCCGATGGCATAATAAACCTGGTCGAGATATTCCTGATTCTTGTCGCTCGCAGCCATTCGCTTCAATTTGGATACCATCTTCCGGGAGTTGTTGGTTGCCAGCACCTCGGTCATGGAGATGCGGGCATTGAACTCCAGTTCGTAAGGCGGATTGAGGCGGATGACATGCTTGAAGGCACGGTAGGCATTCTGGGCATGTCCCTGTTGTGCTTCTACCTGTCCCATCAGATACCAGAGGCGGGCTTTCTGCTTGCGTCGCATCTCATAGCCGATGGCTTTGCGGAGATACGGAACGGCCTCCTGATAGCGTCTGGTCTTCAGATAGTAGAGGGCATAGGTCTTGTCCCATTCCTTCTGGGCACGCCAGTGGATGGAATCGCGCTCGATATTACGGATTACATCTTCGGCATCGTATATCCATCCCGATTCGAGATAACTCTTGGCGAGCCAGGCACGTGCCTTGCCGTAAATGCCGGGTTGGGTGGCGTAGAGACGGCTCATATAGGCGAAAGTAGCTGCTGCCGACTGGAAATCGCCTTCAAAAAACTGGGAACGGCCCATCAGCATCCATGCCTTCCAGAGGAACGGATTATATTCACGGCGATGCAGCCATTCCAGGTCTTTGGCAGTCTTGCGGCGTTTCTTGTCCCATACCGGGCGGCGCTTGATGCTATGCTGGTGAATGGCTTTCTCACATTTCTCGATGGCGCGGTCGTAGTTCGACTTGCCCAGTTCGCGGCTGTTCTTGTTGCCAACCGTATAATAAGGAATCATTTCAGAGTAATTGTCCTTATTTCCGTTTTCCTTTTCGAGCGAGCCTTCTATATAGGCTACGGTACCATTATAATAGGTGTTGTATCGGGCGTTGAAGGCATGCCACCATCTGCTCTTCGCCGTATTCTTCTGCGTAGAGCATCCTGCTATGGTCATTGCGAAGGCAAGGATAACCATAGCTGGCAAGAGGTTTCTGAATGGGAAATGCTTCAACATAAGTTTCTTCTTTATTTTAAATTATACTTTCTGAGCGTGTGAAAGCCTTAGTGCTTTCTGGCTGCCAGTATCCTTGCTGCTGCAAACAGGATGATGCTGACGAAGATGATGGTTGCACCTGATGGCACATTGAGCAGATAACTGGCATAGAGGCCCACGATGCAGTCGATGCAGCCTATCACGATGCTGGCTCCTATCATGCGCTTGTAGCTGTAGGTGAAGAGGTTGGCTGTCATCTGTGGTATGGTGAGCAGACTGATGGCAAGTACGATGCCCACCATCTTGATGGTTGCCACGATGGTCATGGCGATGAGCGTCATCATCATATATTCTATCGCTGTAACCGGCAGATGTTGCGATTTTGCAAAGGTGCTGTCGAATGCGATGGCCTGGATAGGACGCAGCAGAAAGGTGAACAGCAATGCTACAAACAGGGTAAGACCTGCCAGTAGCCAGAGGTCTGTGCTGTCGATGGCAAGTATGCTTCCGAAGAGGAAAGAGGGCAGGTCAGGCATGAATCCAGGAGTAAGGAAACAGCAGATGATGCCCACGCTCATGCCTAGGGTCCAGAACATGGCGATGGCAGAGTCTTTGCGCACATCTTTCTTCCGTGATACCCATTGCACGCCGAAGGCACTCAAGATGGCGAATACCATGGCAGAGAGTATAGGGTTGATGCCTGCAAATACGCCGATACCGATGCCGCCAAAAGAGGCATGCGTAATGCCACCGCTGATGAAAACCAGCCGGCGGGTGACGATGTAGGTGCCTACAAAGCCGCACAGGATGCTTGCCAGTAGGGCGCCAATCAGCGCGTTCTGAAAAAATGTATATTGCAGTATATCCATGTCTTTACTTTGAACTTTAAACTTTGAACTTTGCGCATTGCATGTTTAACTTAGAAAACTGATGACTTCGTCCTTAATCTGGTTGGGCAGGTTGATGCCTCTCAGTATCAGAC
This genomic interval carries:
- a CDS encoding metal ABC transporter permease → MDILQYTFFQNALIGALLASILCGFVGTYIVTRRLVFISGGITHASFGGIGIGVFAGINPILSAMVFAILSAFGVQWVSRKKDVRKDSAIAMFWTLGMSVGIICCFLTPGFMPDLPSFLFGSILAIDSTDLWLLAGLTLFVALLFTFLLRPIQAIAFDSTFAKSQHLPVTAIEYMMMTLIAMTIVATIKMVGIVLAISLLTIPQMTANLFTYSYKRMIGASIVIGCIDCIVGLYASYLLNVPSGATIIFVSIILFAAARILAARKH